A genomic segment from Nodularia sphaerocarpa UHCC 0038 encodes:
- a CDS encoding DUF29 domain-containing protein, protein MQTPQTGETAANLKANLYETDFYAWTQQQSHLLRGNEWNQLDLPNLIEEIEALGRKERQELRNRLSVLIGHLLKWEFQSAKRSRSWLNTIRIQRLDTWELLEENPSLQAYLQEILIKAYMKAIALAMGETNLPMKTFPSDCPYTIEQILSDRFYPGKATNDDLME, encoded by the coding sequence ATGCAGACACCACAAACCGGAGAAACAGCAGCAAATCTGAAAGCCAACCTCTATGAAACCGACTTTTACGCTTGGACACAGCAACAATCTCATCTGCTGCGTGGAAATGAATGGAACCAGCTTGATTTGCCCAATTTAATTGAGGAAATTGAAGCTTTGGGCAGAAAAGAACGTCAAGAATTGCGAAATCGCCTCAGCGTATTAATTGGACATTTACTCAAGTGGGAATTTCAATCAGCAAAACGCAGTCGTAGTTGGTTGAATACAATTCGCATCCAGCGACTAGATACGTGGGAATTACTGGAAGAAAACCCCAGTCTCCAAGCATACCTGCAAGAAATTCTGATCAAAGCCTATATGAAAGCGATCGCCTTAGCAATGGGAGAAACAAACCTACCGATGAAAACATTTCCCTCCGATTGTCCTTATACCATAGAACAAATTCTCAGCGATCGCTTTTATCCAGGCAAAGCGACAAATGATGATTTGATGGAATAA
- a CDS encoding S-(hydroxymethyl)glutathione dehydrogenase/class III alcohol dehydrogenase, whose protein sequence is MEVKAAVAYGAGKPLTIETVELSPPRAREVLIEIKASGVCHTDAYTLSGNDPEGLFPAILGHEGAGVVVEVGAGVTSLKPGDHVIPLYTPECRQCEYCLSMKTNLCQAIRVTQGRGVMPDGTSRFSIGGEMLHHYMGTSTFANYTVLPEIAVAKIRPDAPFDKVCYIGCGVTTGVGAVINTAKVEPGANVIVFGLGGIGLNVIQGARMVGANMIIGVDINPSKRALAEKFGMTHFVNPQEVEGDLVPYLVDLTKGGADYTFECIGNVNVMRQALECCHKGWGVSVVIGVAGAGQEIRTRPFQLVTGRVWKGSAFGGARGRTDVPKIVDWYMDGKINIDDLITHVMPIEEINTAFDLMHKGESIRSVVTF, encoded by the coding sequence TTGGAAGTTAAAGCAGCAGTCGCTTACGGCGCGGGTAAGCCGTTAACTATTGAAACCGTCGAATTATCGCCACCACGAGCGAGAGAAGTGCTAATTGAGATTAAAGCCTCTGGGGTTTGTCATACCGATGCTTACACCCTTTCCGGTAATGATCCCGAAGGTTTATTTCCCGCTATTCTAGGACATGAAGGCGCTGGTGTAGTAGTAGAAGTTGGCGCTGGTGTCACCAGCCTCAAACCAGGAGATCATGTCATTCCTCTATATACCCCAGAATGCCGACAGTGTGAATATTGTCTGAGCATGAAAACCAATCTTTGTCAAGCCATTCGTGTCACCCAAGGGCGCGGTGTCATGCCTGATGGTACGAGTCGCTTTAGTATTGGAGGGGAGATGCTGCATCACTACATGGGGACATCTACCTTTGCTAATTACACAGTTTTACCAGAAATTGCCGTCGCCAAAATTCGCCCAGATGCCCCCTTTGATAAAGTTTGTTATATTGGCTGTGGTGTAACGACTGGTGTGGGTGCTGTGATTAATACAGCCAAAGTAGAACCAGGCGCAAATGTTATAGTTTTCGGCTTAGGCGGTATTGGCTTGAATGTCATCCAAGGAGCGCGGATGGTAGGAGCGAATATGATTATCGGCGTAGATATTAATCCCAGTAAACGCGCTTTAGCAGAAAAATTTGGGATGACGCACTTTGTTAATCCTCAAGAAGTTGAGGGTGATTTAGTTCCTTATTTGGTAGACTTAACCAAAGGCGGTGCTGATTATACATTTGAATGTATTGGCAACGTGAATGTAATGCGTCAAGCCTTAGAATGCTGTCATAAAGGTTGGGGCGTGAGTGTAGTTATTGGTGTAGCTGGTGCTGGACAAGAAATCAGAACTCGTCCATTTCAATTAGTCACTGGACGCGTTTGGAAAGGTTCAGCATTTGGTGGTGCGAGAGGGCGTACAGATGTGCCGAAAATTGTTGATTGGTATATGGATGGGAAAATCAATATTGATGATTTAATTACTCATGTCATGCCGATTGAGGAGATTAATACAGCTTTTGATTTAATGCACAAAGGCGAATCAATTCGTAGCGTCGTCACATTTTAA
- a CDS encoding eIF2A-related protein — protein MSPLGIATSHSTHILELGEAQFWLLLVGVNKYQDQRLPSLRYSAVDCQGLAAALADANQGFPQTAQTVHHDLSSSLPTLSTVRASLHQITAAAQPQDKILFYFSGHGMLESNSQQAFLCLADTQTDDLLNTGLGLEEILQLLGNSQAQTQLVWLDACHSGSLTFRGARSEITTASLANPTSEMVELLRQRAKQSQGFYALLSCDSNQQSWEFPELGHGVFTYYLMRGLRGEAADAQGLIDADGLYRYVYHQTRQYIEQTNQQLRLINQQNKSRGDTNLYSEYPQQTPKRIVEGVGEVILGLKPAFVKSSSVRQALILEGLANNQTTLAVSKLLRGVGNFELEYWPRSSETTTQDLHSTIQSCLQTTESAPPNHPRIFATVLLYLRGRLEETEAGEPALVLAENIRLSRSWLRQQLRRSTYAQQIIILDCPVANDYAPLQDWVEDLQLGFEQGQCIIAAASPKNHPEQFAQGLHSILEAAQIQGSLSAAACITQLQLFCNHEFPLHIWLSGTQGVIEVIPANSGNRGVESTAAIDLGLCPYRGLRAFGEEDSQYFYGREKVVQQLINDLAQSSFIAVVGASGSGKSSVVQAGLIAQLRRGKVLPGSEDWWMRSFRPGANPLEALSRRLVDSGTEKEKVYQQLQLEGMLRQGGKEFADWVRDRPETMVVLVIDQFEELFTIASSEDRQLFLEVVLEALEYIPEKFKLVITLRADFIAPCLEVPKLVQLLQQSSVLLPPCLTEEEYRRIIINPAQKVGLIVEAELVEVLVQELHHSPGDLPLLEFVLEQLWEYRENGVMTLQAYQQHLGGIKGALESKAQSVYHSLDLEAQECARWIFLSLTQLGEGTEDTRRRVLKSELMVQKYPVPLVERTLQVLIAAKLVVVNLEEDAEAFGEVTGMRELEKISLLSPQLSPVTVEVAHEVLIRYWSTLRWWLEENRALLRSHRQIAQAAALWINSNEQPDFLLQGVRLAEAEEIYLNYTDEVSADVQRFIQACLIERQRQQQKEKNRLRKAQRTVGIMSILGLTALSLAVLAYQQTQKAQLREIQALNSLSENFLLSHQQLEALLTSLKAGREVQKITPGIPINIQSQTATILQQAVYGTQERHRLTHNSWVSSVSFSPDGQILASGYADNSIRLWNNHGSLLATLTDHNDGVNSVSFSPDGQILASASSDNIIKLWSRDGKLLKTLAGHLDAVNSVSFSPDGQILASASSDNTIKLWSREGKLLANLIDHSRSINSVSFSPEGDTMASASDDGTVKLWSLDGRLLSTLPASTQEVLDVTFSPDGQTIAAASADGSVKLWSRDGNLLRTIAGHSAGVWQVLFSPDGKIIASASADKTIKLWTRAGNLLDTLQGHSHEVNSLSFSPDSSRLASASDDNSIRLWQLKRNLPKTFYGHKGSVNDVSFTPDGSTIASMSADNTMKLWNLNGELLKTLPSPIEDVTSISFTSDGNRVALASANQAIQIRQRDGTLLHTLEGHKHWVRSMSFSPDDQILASASADKTIKLWSRDGGLLHTLSGHNGWVTNVKFSPDGKIIASASADKTIKLWSRDGKLLKTLSGHSASIWSLNFSPDGKTLASASQDKTVKLWNLDGSLLHTFQGHGDLVTQVSFSPDGKMLASASDDHTIKLWNIRSGILLKTFSGHDGGVKSVNFSADGKMLVSGGEDATIKVWNLEEIELQTSNLDQLLDYACDRLGDYLQTNPNITIEEYELCFGD, from the coding sequence ATGTCTCCACTCGGTATAGCTACCAGTCATTCAACCCATATCCTAGAACTAGGAGAGGCACAATTTTGGCTGTTGTTGGTAGGAGTCAACAAATACCAAGACCAGAGACTACCCTCACTACGCTACTCAGCTGTTGATTGTCAGGGTTTAGCCGCAGCTTTAGCCGACGCAAACCAAGGATTTCCCCAAACCGCACAAACAGTTCACCACGATTTAAGTTCAAGCCTGCCGACTCTCTCCACAGTCAGGGCTAGCTTACACCAAATTACTGCCGCAGCTCAACCACAGGACAAGATTTTATTTTATTTCTCTGGACATGGGATGCTAGAGTCAAATTCGCAGCAAGCATTTTTGTGTCTAGCAGATACTCAAACAGACGACTTACTCAACACAGGTTTAGGTTTAGAGGAAATTTTGCAACTCTTGGGAAATAGTCAAGCGCAGACTCAGTTAGTGTGGCTGGATGCTTGTCATAGTGGTAGCTTGACATTCCGAGGTGCTAGAAGTGAGATAACTACAGCATCTTTAGCCAATCCTACATCTGAAATGGTGGAATTATTACGCCAACGAGCAAAACAGAGTCAAGGATTCTATGCTTTGCTTTCCTGCGACAGTAATCAACAATCTTGGGAATTTCCCGAATTGGGACATGGCGTATTTACATATTATTTAATGCGTGGGTTGCGCGGTGAAGCGGCTGATGCTCAGGGTTTGATTGATGCTGATGGACTATACAGATATGTTTATCATCAAACGCGCCAATATATTGAGCAAACTAATCAGCAATTACGACTGATTAATCAGCAAAACAAAAGTCGAGGCGATACTAATCTATATTCAGAATATCCCCAACAAACACCCAAGCGGATTGTGGAAGGAGTGGGGGAAGTAATTCTGGGATTAAAACCAGCTTTTGTCAAATCCTCTTCTGTGCGACAAGCGTTAATATTAGAAGGGCTAGCAAATAATCAGACTACTCTGGCGGTGAGTAAACTATTACGGGGTGTGGGTAATTTTGAGTTAGAGTATTGGCCTCGCTCTTCAGAAACTACTACTCAGGATTTACACTCGACTATTCAAAGTTGTTTACAAACTACAGAATCAGCACCGCCAAACCACCCCAGAATTTTTGCCACGGTTCTGTTATATTTACGTGGACGACTGGAAGAAACTGAAGCTGGTGAACCTGCTTTGGTTTTAGCAGAAAATATCAGGCTGAGTCGTTCCTGGTTAAGACAACAACTCCGGCGTTCCACTTATGCTCAACAAATTATTATTTTGGATTGTCCGGTGGCAAATGACTATGCGCCTCTACAAGATTGGGTGGAGGATTTGCAACTAGGATTTGAGCAAGGACAATGTATAATTGCTGCGGCTTCACCGAAAAATCATCCCGAACAATTTGCCCAAGGGTTACACTCTATCTTAGAAGCAGCCCAGATTCAAGGTAGCCTATCAGCTGCCGCTTGCATTACTCAATTACAATTATTCTGTAACCATGAATTTCCTCTGCATATCTGGCTCTCTGGTACACAAGGGGTAATTGAAGTTATACCTGCTAATTCTGGTAATCGAGGCGTTGAGTCAACAGCAGCTATTGATTTAGGGCTTTGTCCTTACCGGGGATTACGGGCTTTTGGCGAAGAAGATTCTCAGTATTTTTACGGCAGAGAAAAGGTAGTCCAACAACTAATTAATGACTTGGCTCAAAGCTCATTTATTGCTGTTGTGGGGGCTTCTGGTAGTGGTAAATCTTCTGTGGTACAGGCGGGATTAATCGCCCAACTGCGACGGGGAAAAGTATTACCAGGGAGCGAAGACTGGTGGATGAGAAGCTTTCGCCCTGGAGCAAATCCTCTGGAAGCTTTATCACGCCGTTTAGTCGATAGCGGTACTGAAAAGGAAAAAGTTTATCAGCAATTGCAACTGGAAGGAATGTTGCGCCAGGGGGGAAAAGAATTTGCTGACTGGGTGCGCGATCGCCCTGAAACAATGGTAGTTTTAGTCATAGATCAGTTTGAAGAATTATTTACTATTGCATCCAGTGAAGATCGGCAGCTTTTTTTAGAAGTTGTTTTAGAAGCGCTGGAATATATCCCAGAAAAGTTTAAATTAGTTATTACTTTGCGGGCTGATTTCATCGCTCCCTGTTTAGAAGTTCCAAAATTGGTGCAGTTGTTACAGCAGTCGAGTGTGCTGTTACCTCCCTGCTTGACTGAAGAGGAGTATCGCCGGATTATTATTAACCCTGCCCAAAAAGTTGGTTTAATTGTAGAGGCGGAATTAGTGGAAGTTCTGGTACAGGAGTTACATCACTCTCCTGGGGATTTACCACTGTTAGAATTTGTTCTGGAACAGTTGTGGGAATACCGCGAAAATGGTGTAATGACTTTACAAGCGTACCAACAGCATTTGGGGGGAATTAAAGGCGCGCTGGAAAGTAAAGCCCAAAGTGTTTATCACAGTTTAGATTTAGAAGCTCAAGAGTGCGCCCGGTGGATTTTTCTGTCGCTGACTCAGTTGGGTGAGGGTACGGAAGATACTCGGCGACGGGTTCTCAAATCTGAGTTAATGGTGCAGAAGTATCCGGTTCCATTGGTAGAAAGAACATTACAGGTGTTAATTGCTGCCAAGCTGGTGGTGGTGAATTTAGAAGAAGATGCAGAGGCGTTTGGGGAAGTTACAGGGATGAGGGAATTAGAAAAAATTTCTCTTCTATCCCCTCAGTTATCGCCTGTAACTGTGGAAGTCGCTCACGAGGTTTTGATTCGCTATTGGTCAACGTTGCGCTGGTGGTTGGAGGAAAATCGGGCGTTGTTGCGATCGCATCGGCAAATTGCCCAAGCAGCTGCTTTGTGGATCAATAGCAATGAACAACCAGACTTTTTATTACAAGGTGTTCGCCTCGCCGAAGCTGAAGAAATTTATCTCAATTACACTGATGAAGTATCTGCTGATGTGCAACGTTTTATTCAAGCTTGTTTAATCGAAAGACAACGCCAACAACAAAAAGAAAAAAATCGACTCAGAAAAGCTCAAAGAACTGTGGGAATTATGAGTATACTGGGACTGACTGCTTTGAGTTTAGCTGTTTTAGCTTACCAACAAACTCAAAAAGCTCAGTTACGAGAGATACAAGCTTTAAATTCTTTGTCAGAAAACTTTCTTCTTTCCCATCAGCAGTTAGAAGCATTACTCACTAGCCTGAAAGCCGGGAGAGAAGTACAAAAAATTACTCCCGGTATCCCAATAAATATCCAATCTCAAACTGCAACTATCCTCCAACAAGCAGTTTATGGGACTCAAGAACGCCACCGTTTAACTCATAATTCTTGGGTCAGCAGTGTCAGTTTTTCACCGGATGGTCAAATTTTAGCTTCTGGTTATGCTGATAACAGTATTCGACTTTGGAATAATCATGGCAGTTTACTCGCAACTCTCACAGACCATAATGATGGTGTGAATAGTGTCAGTTTCTCACCGGATGGGCAAATATTGGCTTCTGCTAGTAGTGATAATATCATTAAACTCTGGAGTCGTGACGGGAAGTTACTCAAAACTCTCGCAGGACATCTTGATGCTGTGAATAGCGTCAGTTTTTCACCGGATGGTCAAATTTTAGCTTCTGCTAGTAGTGATAATACCATTAAACTCTGGAGTCGTGAGGGCAAGTTACTGGCAAATTTGATCGATCATAGCCGGAGTATAAATAGCGTTAGTTTTTCACCAGAAGGTGATACTATGGCCTCAGCTAGTGATGATGGCACGGTGAAACTTTGGAGTCTGGACGGTCGTTTGTTATCAACCTTGCCAGCAAGTACGCAAGAAGTTTTGGATGTGACTTTTAGTCCTGATGGACAGACGATTGCTGCTGCTAGTGCTGATGGGAGTGTTAAACTCTGGAGTCGTGACGGTAATTTGCTGAGAACTATCGCAGGGCATAGTGCTGGTGTTTGGCAAGTCTTGTTTTCACCGGATGGTAAAATAATTGCTTCAGCTAGTGCTGATAAAACTATCAAACTTTGGACTCGTGCTGGTAATTTGTTAGATACTTTGCAAGGACATAGCCATGAGGTTAATAGTCTGAGTTTTAGCCCAGATAGCTCTAGACTGGCTTCGGCTAGTGATGACAATAGTATCAGATTATGGCAACTAAAAAGAAATTTACCCAAAACTTTTTACGGTCATAAAGGTAGTGTCAATGATGTCAGCTTTACGCCTGATGGTAGTACTATTGCTTCTATGAGTGCTGACAATACGATGAAACTCTGGAATTTGAATGGTGAATTGCTCAAAACTTTGCCTTCCCCTATTGAAGATGTTACCAGCATTAGTTTTACCAGTGATGGCAATAGGGTGGCTTTGGCAAGTGCAAACCAGGCTATTCAGATTCGTCAACGAGATGGTACTTTGCTACATACCCTGGAAGGACACAAGCATTGGGTAAGGAGTATGAGTTTCAGCCCGGATGATCAAATTCTGGCTTCTGCTAGTGCGGACAAAACTATCAAACTCTGGAGTCGTGACGGTGGTTTGTTGCACACTCTTTCAGGTCATAATGGTTGGGTGACTAATGTCAAATTTAGCCCGGATGGTAAAATTATCGCTTCTGCTAGTGCGGACAAAACTATCAAACTGTGGAGTCGTGACGGTAAGTTGCTGAAAACTCTCTCAGGACACAGTGCTAGTATATGGAGTCTTAATTTTTCTCCTGATGGTAAAACTCTTGCTTCAGCTAGTCAGGACAAAACTGTTAAACTCTGGAATTTGGATGGTTCATTGCTGCACACTTTCCAGGGACATGGTGATTTGGTGACTCAGGTGAGCTTTTCGCCGGATGGGAAAATGCTCGCTTCAGCTAGTGATGATCATACCATCAAACTCTGGAATATTCGCAGTGGGATTTTGCTGAAAACTTTTTCTGGGCATGATGGCGGTGTGAAAAGCGTTAATTTCAGTGCTGATGGTAAAATGCTAGTCTCTGGGGGTGAGGATGCCACTATTAAAGTGTGGAACCTAGAGGAGATAGAATTGCAAACATCAAATCTGGATCAGCTGCTCGATTATGCTTGCGATCGCCTGGGTGATTATCTCCAAACTAATCCTAATATTACCATAGAAGAGTATGAACTGTGTTTTGGTGACTAG
- a CDS encoding acyl-CoA dehydrogenase family protein: protein MIDFSLTPEQQMLQKKSRDFAQQEIKPIAKIIDQSNDPHLQPWDFCQGVFYKGANLGLTSLLLPQEYGGMGKKCVDLVLVQEELGVADVSIASSYFNLNSTMSLFITRAGTEEQRRRILSHVNSSEPHLFSVAESEPNVAGSDMFCITPDPQIGMKTLAQRDGDTYILNGHKSALITNAGIADAYLIIARTSLDQPMAESMSMFYLPADTPGLKFGNKTEMIGWKASHHAEIHLDNVRVSADNLIGEEGQAGALLMLLPEVAIGLAACYVGLARAAYEYALNYAQQRVSWGRPIIEHQAVSLKLAEMMVNTQAARLMVWEAAHTADTDPLLASTVKAPAAKTFAVDMAIKNAQTAVEILGGNGITKDYETGKFLNDAWIGYSCDFTRDILRLGLVKFM from the coding sequence ATGATTGACTTCAGCCTGACTCCAGAACAGCAGATGTTGCAGAAAAAATCCCGTGACTTTGCTCAACAAGAGATTAAACCCATTGCCAAAATTATTGATCAGTCTAACGATCCCCATCTTCAACCTTGGGATTTTTGTCAGGGTGTGTTTTACAAGGGAGCCAATTTAGGATTGACTTCTCTGCTGTTGCCACAAGAGTATGGTGGTATGGGTAAAAAGTGCGTAGACCTAGTTTTAGTTCAAGAAGAACTGGGAGTTGCTGACGTTAGCATTGCCTCAAGCTACTTTAATCTTAACAGCACCATGTCCCTTTTCATTACTAGGGCTGGAACTGAAGAACAGCGTCGGCGCATATTGTCTCATGTCAACTCTTCTGAGCCGCATTTATTTAGTGTAGCAGAGAGTGAGCCGAATGTCGCTGGTTCTGATATGTTCTGTATCACACCCGATCCTCAAATTGGCATGAAGACATTAGCACAGCGTGATGGAGATACATATATACTCAACGGTCACAAGTCTGCGTTAATCACAAATGCTGGTATTGCTGATGCCTACTTGATTATCGCCCGGACATCCCTTGACCAGCCGATGGCAGAGAGTATGTCTATGTTCTACCTACCAGCAGATACACCAGGACTAAAGTTCGGTAATAAAACGGAGATGATTGGTTGGAAAGCTTCCCATCATGCAGAAATTCACTTAGATAACGTCCGGGTATCGGCGGATAATCTCATCGGTGAAGAAGGACAAGCGGGTGCTTTGTTGATGTTGCTTCCAGAGGTGGCGATTGGACTCGCTGCTTGCTATGTGGGTTTGGCTCGTGCAGCCTATGAGTATGCTCTCAATTACGCTCAACAGCGAGTCAGCTGGGGTCGCCCAATTATTGAGCATCAGGCTGTATCCTTAAAATTAGCTGAGATGATGGTGAATACCCAGGCTGCACGATTGATGGTATGGGAAGCAGCTCACACTGCTGATACTGATCCTCTACTAGCCTCCACTGTCAAAGCACCAGCAGCTAAGACTTTTGCCGTAGATATGGCTATTAAGAACGCACAAACAGCAGTGGAGATTCTCGGCGGGAATGGCATCACTAAGGACTATGAAACAGGTAAATTTTTGAACGATGCCTGGATTGGGTATTCATGTGATTTTACACGGGATATATTGCGATTGGGTTTAGTAAAATTTATGTGA
- the fghA gene encoding S-formylglutathione hydrolase, with amino-acid sequence MTQLNLLSEYQSFGGKVGFYSHLSSTCKSQMRFAVYQPPQATQKPVPVLYFLSGLTCNEENFMLKAGAQRYAAQYGLILVAPDTSPRNTGIPGEDDDWDFGTGAGFYVDATEEPWHQHYQMYSYIVEELPAIIAANFPIQPEKQGIFGHSMGGHGALVCAIRNPQLYKSVSAFAPLAAPMRSPWGEKTFSRYLGNNQEAWRNYDASELVQKLGYHSPILIDQGTADQYLAVQLQPELFEQACNSVNQPLNLRYQTGYDHSYYFIASFIEDHIRHHAN; translated from the coding sequence ATGACTCAACTTAACCTGCTCTCAGAATATCAAAGCTTTGGCGGCAAAGTCGGCTTTTACTCTCACCTTTCCTCAACCTGTAAAAGTCAAATGCGCTTCGCCGTCTATCAACCACCACAAGCCACTCAAAAGCCAGTACCAGTCCTGTATTTTCTTTCCGGCTTGACTTGTAATGAAGAAAATTTTATGCTTAAAGCCGGGGCGCAACGCTACGCAGCCCAGTACGGCTTGATATTAGTCGCACCAGATACTAGCCCCCGTAACACAGGTATTCCCGGTGAAGATGACGATTGGGATTTTGGTACAGGTGCAGGCTTTTATGTGGATGCTACCGAGGAACCTTGGCATCAGCATTACCAAATGTATAGTTATATCGTCGAAGAATTACCTGCAATAATTGCCGCAAATTTTCCCATTCAACCTGAGAAACAAGGTATTTTTGGTCATTCAATGGGAGGACATGGAGCGCTAGTATGTGCCATCCGAAACCCGCAACTATATAAATCAGTGTCAGCTTTTGCACCTCTTGCTGCACCGATGCGTTCTCCTTGGGGTGAAAAGACTTTCAGTCGTTATCTCGGCAATAATCAAGAAGCGTGGCGTAATTATGATGCCAGTGAATTAGTTCAGAAATTAGGATATCACAGTCCCATTCTCATTGACCAAGGAACTGCGGATCAATATTTAGCTGTACAATTACAACCAGAACTGTTTGAGCAAGCTTGTAATTCTGTGAATCAGCCTCTCAACTTACGTTACCAAACAGGCTACGATCACAGTTATTATTTTATCGCTAGTTTTATTGAAGACCATATCCGCCATCATGCGAACTGA